One Pararge aegeria chromosome 4, ilParAegt1.1, whole genome shotgun sequence DNA segment encodes these proteins:
- the LOC120623245 gene encoding TAR DNA-binding protein 43-like, with the protein MNNPVKFEDLFEYIKVSEDEDDCNAVEIPCEVDGTLLISTLVAQFPGACGLKYRHRETKTIRGIRLSDGKLHPPSEAGWGKYLYICVFPKENKRKMEDVSPENSAAKTKRLEKKLTCSDLICLGLPWKSTEESLKQYFEQFGEVVMVQLKRDKNGAFKGFGFIRFATYASQMRALAQRHNIDGRWVDVRIPNSKEGVVPQMPCKVFVGRCTEDMTADDLREYFSRFGEVTDVFVPRPFRAFGFVTFLDPEVAQSLCGEDHVIKGASVSVSSAAPKIKSKSNPNWKDDSYSSNNWDGNRSGPSGGSNGNGNSNNIDTLNMQNLGINPNGGPPANFNLPISLVAAALNQAGWGGFLGGQGGSGPNNWQGGPPQGSSGKNWNSNQNWGQNGPPPAWNQGNNPNWNGGKNGNWNQGNWPSGQGWGGNGGGGSAGSGGGWNKSQT; encoded by the coding sequence ATGAATAACCCAGTTAAGTTTGAAGACCTTTTTGAGTACATcaaagttagtgaagatgaagATGATTGTAATGCCGTAGAGATACCTTGTGAAGTTGATGGGACTCTTTTGATATCCACTTTGGTGGCTCAATTCCCTGGAGCATGTGGATTAAAATATCGACATCGGGAAACCAAAACGATACGCGGTATCCGTCTCAGTGATGGCAAACTGCATCCGCCGAGTGAAGCAGGATGgggtaaatatttatatatttgcgtATTCCCGAAGGAAAATAAGCGGAAGATGGAAGATGTGTCACCTGAAAACTCTGCAGCAAAGACCAAACGCTTAGAAAAGAAGCTCACTTGCTCAGACTTAATTTGCCTGGGACTGCCTTGGAAGTCGACTGAAGAAtccttaaaacaatattttgagcAGTTTGGTGAGGTAGTAATGGTTCAGTTGAAACGAGATAAAAACGGTGCCTTTAAAGGCTTTGGATTCATACGCTTTGCTACGTACGCTTCGCAAATGCGAGCTTTGGCCCAGAGGCATAATATTGATGGCAGATGGGTTGATGTCCGCATTCCTAACTCTAAAGAAGGAGTAGTTCCACAGATGCCTTGCAAAGTTTTCGTTGGCAGGTGTACTGAAGATATGACCGCGGATGATCTTCGTGAATACTTCTCTAGATTTGGAGAAGTAACAGATGTATTTGTTCCACGGCCATTTAGAGCTTTTGGTTTTGTAACTTTCCTAGACCCTGAAGTGGCACAGAGTCTCTGTGGTGAAGACCATGTTATCAAAGGTGCATCAGTTTCTGTATCTAGTGCTGCACCAAAAATCAAAAGCAAGTCCAATCCAAATTGGAAGGATGATTCTTACAGTTCTAACAATTGGGATGGTAATCGTTCTGGACCTTCTGGTGGATCTAATGGCAATGGAAACAGTAACAATATTGATACATTGAACATGCAAAACTTGGGAATAAACCCTAATGGTGGTCCACCAGCTAACTTCAATTTGCCTATAAGCCTTGTCGCTGCAGCTCTCAACCAAGCTGGATGGGGTGGATTCTTGGGAGGGCAGGGGGGTTCAGGTCCAAATAATTGGCAAGGTGGCCCCCCACAAGGTAGTTCAGGTAAAAATTGGAACAGTAACCAAAATTGGGGACAAAATGGACCACCTCCAGCATGGAATCAGGGTAACAATCCCAATTGGAATGGTGGGAAAAATGGTAACTGGAACCAAGGGAATTGGCCGAGTGGACAAGGTTGGGGTGGTAATGGTGGGGGTGGTTCTGCTGGGTCTGGTGGTGGATGGAACAAATCTCAAACATGA